The Clostridiales bacterium FE2011 sequence TGCGCAGGTGCTTCTTGATGGAGTTGAAAACGATGATGGGCAGGGACGTATCCTGGTTTGCCTCATTGACGGGACGATCCGGGTCATAAAGGGTTCTCTGGCTTCCGACGACGGAGCGGACTTCACCGGGCAGGTCGATGCCGGTCCGGCTGGTGAGGCCGAACAGGTTGGCGTAACGGTACAACTGTTCTTCACCAATACGGTCAGATAATTCATAGAAGAAATAATTGCAGGAGTGCTCCAGTCCGTCCTGAATCGTCTGGTTGGCATGCTGCCACCGGGCGTTTTTGCTGATCCAGCATTTCGGCGCGGTGGAAAGGTCCTTATTGTACTTGGTGAAATAACCTTCATCCGTGATCATTTCATCTTCAGCCAATTTTCCTTCGGACAGAGCGCCCATGGCTGTCACCATCTTGAAAATGGATCCGGGCGTTCCGCGGGCATGGATCCCGTAATTCAGGAGGACGTTTCGTTCATCCCCCAGGATTTCCATGGCCTCATCACCGCCGGCAACCAGGGCATTCAGGTCATAGGTGGGATAATTGGCCAGGGCCAGGACACGGCACTGCATATCCAGCACGATGAGGCAGCCGTGTTCAGCCAAGGCCAGGGGATACTTGTTCCAGTCCCGCTTATGGATATCTTTTTTGTTATCTTCCTTCCATTTTTCGGTTTCAAGCTTCTTTTCCTGAAGATCACGGACCTTATTGACGTTGTTCCTGATACATCTTTCAGCCTCAGCCTGATAGGCGGCATTGAGGGTAAGCTTAACGTTGTTGCCGTCCTGGGGGTCTACTTTCAGCTCTTCAAATTCACGGACGATCCGGGACATCTGGTCCCGCTCCACGACGCGCTGGCCCTTGCGCACAGAGGAATTCTGCGTCAGCCAGTCCTCCATGGAGTATTCGATGCCGTCACGGCCGATGGTATCGTTATAGGAATAACCTTTGGCCTGAAGGTTCAGCCAGGTGGCCCGGGAAGGAATAGCCCCGGTATAACCGATGATCTGGCAGGCCAGCGTGTGACGGGGATAAACACGCTTGGTACCGATTTCAATACTCATACCCGGCAGCATCATGGCACGGGTTTCAATTTCAATAACGGTTTCGTATTTAACGTCCTTGGCAATGACAATGGGCTGGGAGTTGAAGATATTCATCTGCATTTCCGAATATATGGCCATGACCTTGAGCATGGTTTCCTCGGAAATGTCTTCTTCCAGATTATATAATTCCCTGACATCGCCATCCAACTGATACCGCTTTTTCAGCGCTTCAATACACTGCTGCGGTGTGCCGTACTTGGTTTTATTAGTCAGGTAGTTATTGGAACGCCACTGGCGCTGACGAGTATCCAGGACAGACTCGGAGACACCGCTGCCAAAATGGAATTCCCACTCTCCGACAGGAACTTCCGGATTGGGATCAATGATCTCTGTGACCACATTCCCGTCCTTGTCTTTGACAATAGCGCCATTCTCGTCTTTTACCGGGGTTTCCTTCAGTTCCGGCTTACGCCGGATGACAAAGGAAACGTCAATGGTTCCGCCGTTTTTCTCCACTATTTTTATTGTTTCGAGAATAGAGGCTGTATATTTTTGGTACAGCGCCTTGGAATTGGCGGAAGCATCCTTCTGAAAGGTCACATTATATATGTTCTCATCCGCAGCCATGAGCACGGAATCAGAGGTGGTAATGTTGCCGCGTTTGCCGCGAAGGGCGATGGTTTTTGTCCTGGTATCCTGGGCTTTTTCAAGCAGTTCATCAGTCTGATCCAGCTGAAGCCTTACAAGACCTGAAACAAGCCAGGTAAAAATACCGAAAATAACAACCAGAAAAGCAGCATAACGCCAGAATTCAGGAGTTTTCTTTTTCTTTTCCATTCATTACGCTCCTTTCACAATTAGATTACCGGTCAGTTTTTACTGAAGACGACCGGTGCGCTTTTCAGAACGAGAGTGCTGGATTTTTTGCCGAGGATCAGGCGGCGGAGAGGTACCAGCAGGATAAGGCAGAGCAGGGAAGTCAGCAGCACATTGCCGACGCTTTTCAGGATATGCATAAAAGTCAGCGCGTTACCGCCGATATAGATGTAGGTCAGATTGATCACTTCATAAACCAGGGTGTTCAGCGCGGTGCAGAGAACCGTACGCTGCCAGGCGGGCATTTCCTTTTTCTTTTTGTTGGTTGCCCGTTCATATTCCAGTGTTTTCAGCGGTTTATCCGCAAAAGCAAAGGAACAGAAAAGGGTAGAGACAGGATACATGGCCAGATTCACAAACGTTACGGAGGGCAGCATAATCTCCATCAGCAGGCCGTAAATCACGCCGACCCAGAATGCCCTCAGTTTACCGTAAGCGACAGTCACAATCCCGATGACAACAAAAAGCAGGTTCGGGGAGATGCCGAAGGGACGGATATAGGGCATAATACAGACTTCACAGAGATAACCGAAGACCGTAATCAATGCAAAAGCAGCATAACGGCGGACAAAACCGGTCTGGTATCTTCTGGTGGATACCTTCTGCATTCCTTATTCCTCCTCAAACGTCATATCTTCCGGATCGGGAGTAAAATAAGGCGTGGCCGTGGGGGCAAACGTGGGTGTGGGAGAGGGCGTCGGCTCTCCGCGGATGCTCTTCACGTTATACTCAAGAGGCGTTTCATAGGGTGTCGGATCGGGAGAAGGCGTCGGGACAGGCGTGGGCGAAGGCGTCTCTGTCGGATCAGGCGTAGGTTCAACGGTTTCAGCAGGATTTTCGGAATCCTCACCGTTTTCCTCATCCTCATCATAATTCTCCTCATCGTCTTTCCGGTCAGACAGGAAATCAGAAGCAATTTCCTGGATCGGCGGAACAGGGCGGGCTGTATCCATAGGCGTATATACATCCGTTTGTCTGTTTTCTTCGCGAGCTTCAACCTGCCCGGCCTTCGGCTGATACAGAAGTACGATTACGCGCTCCAGATGCTGGAAATCGGCAGACGGATTCAGGACGATATACTGTTTGTTGGCATCCATGCCGCGGGTACTTTCTTCAACGGTTCCGATCGGGATTCCCTTGGGAAAGGGCATACCGATACCGGAGGTAACCACCAGGTCGCCGGGGCGGGGAAGCGTTTCATCCGGCAGATAATTCATCCAACACTGCGGCTTGCCGGTTATGCCGAGTGTGCCGCGGACAACGCCCTGGTCACGGGTGGACTCAATCAGCGCCGCCACATGAGCGTCGGAATCAATGATCGTGCGAACGGTGGATTTGTTTTTATCAACAGTTTCCACATAACCGATCATGGAATACTGATAAGTGACAGCCATATATTCCTGCACGCCGTCATCCGATCCCTTGTCGATGGTCATGGTGGAGAAGTAATTGGAGTCTGATTTGCCGGTAACACGGGCGACCAGCGGCATCATATCCCTGTTTGCGGCCACTTCTTCCGTCAGATCCTCATACTCGCTGAGCATCTGCTTTAACTGGTCCACCTGCATGGCTTTATAGACAAGTTCCTCGTTTTCCGCGAGAACTTTTTTATATTCTTCTTCGATATTCGCCCGCAGCTTCATGCTCCTGAAATAGCCGAAAACCGTTTCGGTCAGGCCAGAGAAAAAGGACTGGACAGGCGAAACAACAGCGGATATGGCGTTTTCAGGGATATCCAGATAAGGCGTTTTTTCATAGATACGATGGAAAATAAACGCGGCGACAGCTACAAGCAGGGAAAAGGTGACCAGACCGAGAACCAGGCCCCGAAGAACCGGATGAGGTTTGCGGGGTTTCTTGCCGGATTCATAGACGGGCTGCAGGTTTTCATCCAGCTTTATGCCGGAGGAATATACCGTTCCGCGTTCAGGCGCGGCTTCCTCTTCGGAATCGGAACCGGAACGGGAGTCTTTATCCTCTGGTTCCATATCATTCCGGGCAGTCCGCTTTCTCAGCTTACGGACGGCTTCTTCCGGCGTGTCGGAAGAAACCGGATCGGATTCACTGTCCGCAAAAGACTGCCGGGGATCATCATAAATAAAATCATCTGTAACAACAGGACGACGATCGTCCGTTTTACGTTCAAGACGTCTTCTGCCTGCCATAGGCCGGAGCTCACCTCCTTACAATAGAACAGAATTATTTCATGGATGGCCTGGAGCGCTTATCCTGGGGTGTGACCAGCTGGATGTTTTCGGTCAGGTAACCGATGCCGAGAATACAGCAGTCGCCCGGATCACGCGCGAGCAGCACAGGCATACCGAGGCTCTCAGATATAAAACGATCCAAACCAAAAAGTCTTGCACCGTCCCCGGTTAAATGGATACCGCCCTTCATAATATCAGCAGCCAGCTCGGGAGGCGTTCTTTCCAGGACCCAGCGAATGGCTTTAACAATGGCTTTGCAGGGATTTTTCACAGCTTCATAAGCCTGCTCGGACGTAAACTGGACCGTACCGGCAGAGGTGTTCAGCTGATTGACACCGCGGACGTGAATCGTGCGCGGTTCGTCCAGGGGAAGGGCGGCCGCGAGATCTTTTTTGATGTTTTCCGCGGTCTGGTTTCCGATGAGAATATTGCACTCCTTGCGGAGATACTCGGTAATCGCTTCATTAAACTTATTGCCGCCGACCTGGATGCTCTGGGAAACGACCAGGCCGCCGAGGGAAATAACCGCGACGTCAGTCGTACCGGCGCCGATATCAACCACAAGGCTGCCGATCGGATCATAGACAGGCAGGCCGGTACCGATGGCGGAAGCAAAGGGTTTCTCAATGAGGAAAACGCGCCTGGCTCCGGCCATGCGGATGGCTTCCATCAGGGCCTTGCGGTTTACATCATCCATACCGCAGGGGATGGAAATAATAATCCTGGGTTTTCCCAGATAGGAAACGCCGACGGCTTTGCGGATAAAATAGCGGAACATCAGTTCAGCAATATCAAAATCCGCAACCTGTCCGTTCCGGATGGGCGGGACTGCGATCAGCTGATCCGGCGACCTGCCGTACAGAAAACGGGCTTCGTCGCCGACTGCTTTCACGGTGTGCTTGTTTTCCCTGTCCAGAACAACGAGGGTAGGCTCAGAGATGACTATGCCGCGTCCGCGGACATAGACGTTGATATTCTCCGTGCCAAGATCGATACCGATATCAGGTGCCAGAAAAGGCATAATCAATCATCCTTCAATCAATGTGATGGGGTTCCGTCCGCCGCGAGCAGCGGATATCCCGCCTGAAGCAGGAGAGAACGGACAAGATAAAGAGGAAGTCCGATAACGGAGGTGTCAGAACCATCCAGATGGGTAACCCACATGCCTGCACGCCCCTGCAATGCATAGGCACCGGCTTTGTCCATCGGTTCCCCGGAGCGGACATAATCCGCAATTTCCGTATCATCAACGGAAGCAAAGGTCACGTCAGTCCGGTCTGAATCGGTAAAAACACGGCCGTCCGGGGCAATCACCGTAACACCGGTATAGACCTGATGGGTCCGCCCGGAAAGCATACGGAGCATTCTGACAGCGTCCGGAGGATCCACGGGCTTGCCCAGAGCTTCCTCCCGGAAAGAAACAAGGGTATCCGCGGCAAGAATGAAGGATCCGGGGTGTGATTCCGCCGCGGCCTTCGCCTTCCGGATGGAGAGAATTTTCACAGCTTCACCCGCGGGAAGGGGACAGGTTTCATCCACGTCAGGAGCGTCAGTTTCGAACGAAAGACCGATCCGGTTCAGTAATTCGCAGCGGCGCGGAGACCGCGACGCGAGCACGAGGTTTTCCAAATGGGTACTCCTTCCATAATAAACATTAAACCATCGTATTATATCATACCCGTGAATGAAATAAAAGTGAAATTGACAAACGCGCAGGCTGGTTTATATAATGTAGTGATAAATTATTCCGGAGGCGAAAGTTCTTCATGACTAAAGCACTGATTTCCGTTACAGGCCTTGATTCCACTGGTATTATCGCCCGCGTTGCCACCAAACTCAGCGAGATGAACATCAATATTCTCGACATAACCCAGACCATTCTCGGCGGTTACTTTACCATGATGATGGTTGTTGATCTGGACGGTGCTCATTTACGTTTTGAAGAAATCGACCGTGAACTCCAGCCTGTCCGTGACGAACTGAAGATGACCATCCACATGCAGCGGATGGACATATTCGACGCCATGCACCGTATCTGAGGAGGCCTGATATAACATGATAGAAACAGGCGAGATTCTTCAGACAATGCGCATGATCCAGGAGGAGAATTTTGATATCCGCACGATTACGCTGGGCATCAATCTCCTGGATTGTTCTGATTCCGATCCGAAAAAATGCGCGGACCGGGTGTATGACAAAATCTGCCGGGTGGCCAAGGACCTGGTGCACACCGGACAGGAAATCGAGACTGAACTGGGAATTCCGATTGTCAATAAGCGGATCAGCGTAACTCCCGTCAGCATGATTGCCCAGGGAGACCCGAGACCAATCGCCAGGGCACTTGATAAAGCGGCAAGCGAAGTGGGCGTCAATTTCCTTGGCGGCTATTCTGCCCTGATGCATAAAGGCGCCACCGCTGCGGATGAAAGAGTGCTGGCCTCCATTCCGGAAGTACTGAGCGAAACCAATCTGCTCTGCTCCAGCGTCAACGTCGCTTCCACACGGGCGGGCATCAATATGAACGCTGTCCGTGAAATGGGAACCATTATCAAGAAGACTGCGGAACTGACCTCCGATTCAGACGGACTTGGCTGCGCCAAGCTGGTCGTCTTTGCCAACGCCGTGGAAGACAACCCGTTCATGGCAGGCGCGTTCTGCGGAACAGGTGAACCTGAATGTGCCATCAACGTCGGCGTATCCGGTCCCGGCGTTGTGAAAGTCGCGCTGGAAAGCGTACGGAATGAGCCTTTTGACGTCGTGGCTGAGACTATTAAGCGTACCGCTTTCAAGATCACCCGCGTCGGACAGCTAGTGGCCAAGGAGGCCAGCAGGCGGCTGAATATCCCGTTCGGCATTGTGGACCTGAGCCTTGCCCCCACACCGGCACGCGGAGATTCCGTAGCACATATCCTGACCGAGATGGGACTTGAATATGCCGGAGCTCCCGGTACGACGGCCGCACTGGCGCTGCTGAATGACGCAGTGAAAAAGGGCGGCATCATGGCCAGCAACCATGTGGGCGGCCTGAGCGGTGCCTTTATCCCCGTCAGCGAAGATATCGGCATGATTGAAGCTGTTTCTGCCGGCGCACTTTCCCTCGAAAAACTGGAAGCCATGACCTGCGTCTGCTCCGTCGGTCTTGATATGATCGCCATTCCCGGAGACACTTCCGCGGAAACAATCAGCGGTATCATTGCGGATGAAGCAGCTATCGGCATGATCAACAATAAGACAACAGCGGTCCGCGTCATTCCGGCTGTCGGTAAAAAGGCCGGCGATACGGTGGAATTCGGCGGACTGCTTGGACACGCACCGGTAATCCGGGTTAATGAATTCGGCAATGAAGCCTTTATCGCAAGGGGAGGAAGAATTCCCGCCCCCTTACACTCCATGAGAAACTGACCTGACAGAAAGGAAAGCCATGAGCAATTTTGTTGACCGCGTAAAAATCACAGCCAAAGCCGGAAACGGCGGCAATGGATCTGCCTCCTTCCACCGGGAAAAGTTCGTTATCAACGGCGGGCCGGACGGTGGAGACGGCGGC is a genomic window containing:
- the maf gene encoding septum formation protein Maf is translated as MENLVLASRSPRRCELLNRIGLSFETDAPDVDETCPLPAGEAVKILSIRKAKAAAESHPGSFILAADTLVSFREEALGKPVDPPDAVRMLRMLSGRTHQVYTGVTVIAPDGRVFTDSDRTDVTFASVDDTEIADYVRSGEPMDKAGAYALQGRAGMWVTHLDGSDTSVIGLPLYLVRSLLLQAGYPLLAADGTPSH
- a CDS encoding PFL family protein, which codes for MIETGEILQTMRMIQEENFDIRTITLGINLLDCSDSDPKKCADRVYDKICRVAKDLVHTGQEIETELGIPIVNKRISVTPVSMIAQGDPRPIARALDKAASEVGVNFLGGYSALMHKGATAADERVLASIPEVLSETNLLCSSVNVASTRAGINMNAVREMGTIIKKTAELTSDSDGLGCAKLVVFANAVEDNPFMAGAFCGTGEPECAINVGVSGPGVVKVALESVRNEPFDVVAETIKRTAFKITRVGQLVAKEASRRLNIPFGIVDLSLAPTPARGDSVAHILTEMGLEYAGAPGTTAALALLNDAVKKGGIMASNHVGGLSGAFIPVSEDIGMIEAVSAGALSLEKLEAMTCVCSVGLDMIAIPGDTSAETISGIIADEAAIGMINNKTTAVRVIPAVGKKAGDTVEFGGLLGHAPVIRVNEFGNEAFIARGGRIPAPLHSMRN
- a CDS encoding ACT domain-containing protein, with the protein product MTKALISVTGLDSTGIIARVATKLSEMNINILDITQTILGGYFTMMMVVDLDGAHLRFEEIDRELQPVRDELKMTIHMQRMDIFDAMHRI
- the mreC gene encoding rod shape-determining protein MreC, which codes for MAGRRRLERKTDDRRPVVTDDFIYDDPRQSFADSESDPVSSDTPEEAVRKLRKRTARNDMEPEDKDSRSGSDSEEEAAPERGTVYSSGIKLDENLQPVYESGKKPRKPHPVLRGLVLGLVTFSLLVAVAAFIFHRIYEKTPYLDIPENAISAVVSPVQSFFSGLTETVFGYFRSMKLRANIEEEYKKVLAENEELVYKAMQVDQLKQMLSEYEDLTEEVAANRDMMPLVARVTGKSDSNYFSTMTIDKGSDDGVQEYMAVTYQYSMIGYVETVDKNKSTVRTIIDSDAHVAALIESTRDQGVVRGTLGITGKPQCWMNYLPDETLPRPGDLVVTSGIGMPFPKGIPIGTVEESTRGMDANKQYIVLNPSADFQHLERVIVLLYQPKAGQVEAREENRQTDVYTPMDTARPVPPIQEIASDFLSDRKDDEENYDEDEENGEDSENPAETVEPTPDPTETPSPTPVPTPSPDPTPYETPLEYNVKSIRGEPTPSPTPTFAPTATPYFTPDPEDMTFEEE
- a CDS encoding rod shape-determining protein, yielding MPFLAPDIGIDLGTENINVYVRGRGIVISEPTLVVLDRENKHTVKAVGDEARFLYGRSPDQLIAVPPIRNGQVADFDIAELMFRYFIRKAVGVSYLGKPRIIISIPCGMDDVNRKALMEAIRMAGARRVFLIEKPFASAIGTGLPVYDPIGSLVVDIGAGTTDVAVISLGGLVVSQSIQVGGNKFNEAITEYLRKECNILIGNQTAENIKKDLAAALPLDEPRTIHVRGVNQLNTSAGTVQFTSEQAYEAVKNPCKAIVKAIRWVLERTPPELAADIMKGGIHLTGDGARLFGLDRFISESLGMPVLLARDPGDCCILGIGYLTENIQLVTPQDKRSRPSMK